The genome window CTCAAATTGCTGGCTAAAAGCTTGCCCAATAAAACCATTGCCAAGAAATTAGATATTGCGGAAACCACGGTCAAAGTTCACGTTAAACATCTACTCAAAAAACTGCAGTTGCGCTCACGAGTAGAAGCGGCGGTGTGGGCACATCAACAGGGTGTGAAATAAAGGGGTGTGAAATAAAGGCTAGCGGCGACACGGTTCGTCGCTAACCTTCTACGTTAGCGGCGCGATCTCACGACTTGATAACGGCGCGTCACATATTCAATCGGTGCGCTCCAAATATGCACAAGGCGACAAAATGGGAAGGCGACAAATAGGCTCATGCCCAGCACAATATGACATTTAAATATCCATGCCACTCCGTCTAAATGCGCAGCGGCGCCACCGTGAAAATACACCACGGCTTGCGCCCAATCCATAAATTTAACCATTTCAGACCCGTCCATATGCTGAGCCGAAAATGGGATGGTGAACAACCCAAGACACACTTGTGCCACCAGCAAACATAAAATCACGATATCGGCCAATGAGGAGGTCGCCCTCACTCGCGGATTATAG of Vibrio zhugei contains these proteins:
- the narI gene encoding respiratory nitrate reductase subunit gamma; amino-acid sequence: MSILNQFLFGIYPYIAAVIFLLGSWLRYDYAQYSWRAGSSQLMDNKGMGFASNMFHIGIIGVLGGHAVGLLTPHWVYEGFLSIALKQKLAMFGGGIFGLMTLVGGALLLKRRLYNPRVRATSSLADIVILCLLVAQVCLGLFTIPFSAQHMDGSEMVKFMDWAQAVVYFHGGAAAHLDGVAWIFKCHIVLGMSLFVAFPFCRLVHIWSAPIEYVTRRYQVVRSRR